The bacterium genome segment ATGACCGGCTGCGCGAATTTAATTGGATGCTCAAATTCCTGATTGCGAATGATCTCCTTTTCATGTTGCTCGTCGGGATAACCCAGCCGGATCCGCATAAAGAAGCGGTCCATTTGAGACTCCGGAAGCGGATAAGTGCCGTAGTGCTCCAGAGGGTTTTGAGTCGCAATAACCATGAACGGCATCACCAGTTCGTAGGTCCTGCTGTCTACGGAAACCTGGAACTCACTCATTGCCTCCAGTAAAGCGCTCTGCGTTTTTGGAGTCGCGCGGTTGATTTCGTCCGCGAGGACAATATTAGAAAAAACGGGACCCGGTTTAAAAACAAATTCCTGGTCTTTGGCGCTCCAGATGGAAACGCCCGTAATATCAGCCGGCATCAAATCGGAAGTGAACTGAATGCGATGAAAGCTGCACGAAACGCACTTCGCGAGCGCATGACCAAGAGTCGTCTTACCGATTCCGGGAACATCTTCAATCAGTAGATGGCCTCCGGACAACAGAGTCACGAGCGTCATTTGAATTGCTTCGGATTTGCCCCGTATGACCTGCTCAATTGCGCGCGCAAGTTTGCGGGCCTGTTCCAGAGAAACCGGCGCAATGTTCTCCTTGTTGATGCGGTTAATCATCGATCAGCCTGATGTGTAAATCCTCCAACTGTCGTTTGGATACTGTAGAAGGAGAGTCGGTCATTAAACACTGCGCGCTGCTGGTTTTCGGAAATGCTATCACTTCGCGAATCGATTCCTCTCCGGCAAGCAGCATGGCGATGCGATCCATTCCAAACGCAATTCCACCATGCGGTGGAGCGCCATATTGCAAAGCGTCGAGGAGGAATCCGAATTTTTCCTTCGCTTCTTCGCGGGAAATCTTTAAAGTATCAAACACTTTTGATTGAACATCCGCGCTGTGTATCCGGATGCTTCCTCCCCCGATTTCATATCCATTACAAACTACATCATATGCCTGCGCTTTTGCTTTACCAGGTTCGGTGTCCAGTAAAGGGATCGAATCGGGCATGGGAGAGGTGAATGGATGATGGCAGGCAACATACCGGTTCTCCTCTTTATCGAATTCGAAAAGAGGAAAATCGATGATCCATGCAAAACGGAAATCATCCTTCGTGTACCACTTTTCCTGACGGGCAAGATGCGTGCGGAGCTGCCCCAATACGGTATTAGCGGACATACGTGGACCCGCAACCAGCAACACTAGATCCTGATCGCCCGCCTGCATCTGGCTCCACAACTCATTCATTTTTTCTTCGCCAACCGCTTTCAAAATGGAGGACTGAATGGCATCTCCGGTTTTCTTCGCCCAGATGAGTCCGGCGGCGCCGAATTCTTTTGCTTTTGCCTCCAGCTGATCGATTTCTTTTCGTGAATAGCGGCCGCATCCTGTTGCAACCAGCCCTTTCACCTTCTCGGCCTGCTGGAAAATTCTAAATTCGGTTGTCTGGGCCCATTCCGTCACATCGTGGATTTCGCAGCTGTAACGCAGATCCGGTTTATCCGAACCGTAACGGTCCATCGCATCATCGTAAGTCAACTGTGGAAAAGGAATGGGCACTGAGATTCCTGCGCTGGAAAAGATTTCCCGAACCAGGGGCTCCATAACAGCAATCACATCGGAGCGTTCCACAAAGGACATTTCCAGATCGATTTGCGTGAACTCCGGTTGACGCTCCGCGCGTAAGTCTTCATCGCGGAAACACTTCACGATTTGCATATATCGATCGAAACCTGAAACCATCAACAACTGTTTGAAAAGCTGAGGCGATTGCGGAAGCGCATAGAACTTTCCGGGATTTACGCGGCTCGGAACGAGATAATCCCGGGCTCC includes the following:
- a CDS encoding MoxR family ATPase, which translates into the protein MINRINKENIAPVSLEQARKLARAIEQVIRGKSEAIQMTLVTLLSGGHLLIEDVPGIGKTTLGHALAKCVSCSFHRIQFTSDLMPADITGVSIWSAKDQEFVFKPGPVFSNIVLADEINRATPKTQSALLEAMSEFQVSVDSRTYELVMPFMVIATQNPLEHYGTYPLPESQMDRFFMRIRLGYPDEQHEKEIIRNQEFEHPIKFAQPVIERTELVLLQEQVKNVTIDEDVLSYLLRIVSATRNSPLITLGCSPRGSLYFFRAAQAYAFFQERDYVIPDDVKKLAVPLLAHRIQLKSSVVFQENRAEEAERVIQQIVDTIPVPI
- the aspS gene encoding aspartate--tRNA ligase — translated: MKRDIYCGEVRKEHVGKDLTLTGWVSRRRDLGSLIFVELRDRSGSVQIIFNPQTNEEAHRIAKALRPEFVACVKGRVVEREEATVNRNHPTGEIEIVASSLQILNESKTPPFPVEDEVQVSDDVRLKYRYLDLRRPKMQRNLFLRHKAILAARKFLDSQGFVEIETSMLTRSTPEGARDYLVPSRVNPGKFYALPQSPQLFKQLLMVSGFDRYMQIVKCFRDEDLRAERQPEFTQIDLEMSFVERSDVIAVMEPLVREIFSSAGISVPIPFPQLTYDDAMDRYGSDKPDLRYSCEIHDVTEWAQTTEFRIFQQAEKVKGLVATGCGRYSRKEIDQLEAKAKEFGAAGLIWAKKTGDAIQSSILKAVGEEKMNELWSQMQAGDQDLVLLVAGPRMSANTVLGQLRTHLARQEKWYTKDDFRFAWIIDFPLFEFDKEENRYVACHHPFTSPMPDSIPLLDTEPGKAKAQAYDVVCNGYEIGGGSIRIHSADVQSKVFDTLKISREEAKEKFGFLLDALQYGAPPHGGIAFGMDRIAMLLAGEESIREVIAFPKTSSAQCLMTDSPSTVSKRQLEDLHIRLIDD